Genomic segment of Shewanella sp. OMA3-2:
AACGAGCGATTTGAGCACCTTTACCAGGCTTCATTTCTACTGCGTGAACAACTGAACCAACAGGAATGTTGCGTAACGGTTTAGCGTTACCAGTTTTGATTTCAGCATCATTACCAGATTGGATTGGATCGCCAGACTTCATGCCTTTAGCAGCAAGAATATAACGACGCTCACCATCTGCGTATAATACTAAAGCAATGTGCGCAGTACGGTTTGGATCGTACTCAATGCGCTCAACTTTTCCTGGAATCCCATCTTTATCGCGTTTGAAGTCGATTAGACGGTAATGTTGCTTGTGACCACCACCAATGTGACGGACAGTGATACGGCCAGTATTGTTACGGCCACCACTTTTAGTTTTTCTCGCCAACAGGCCAGCAAAAGGTTTACCCTTATGCAGATCCGTATTCACCACTTTAACTACGTGGCGACGACCTGGAGAGGTTGGCTTACACTTAATAACTGCCATGATAATTCTCCTTTGCTTACTCAGCGCCGCCGACGAAATCGATGTCAGCACCAGCAGCTAAAGTAACATAAGCTTTTTTCCAATCGCTACGACGGCCTGTACGGGCGCCAGTACGTTTGGTTTTACCTTTGTTAACTAAAGTGCGAACTGTATCTACTTCAACTTCAAATAGCTTCGCTACTGCAGCTTTGATCTCTGCTTTAGTCGCATCGATTGCTACGCGGAAAACTACAGTGTTGTTTTTCTCTGCAACAACAGTACTCTTTTCAGAGATGTGCGGAGCAAGAATAACTTTTAGCAAACGTTCTTCGGTGATCATGCTAGCATCTCCTCAATTTGCTTCACTGCATCAGCAGTAACAAGAACAGTGTTAAACGCAATTAGACTTACTGGGTCTAGACCCGCAACGTCACGTACGTCAACTTTGTATAAGTTGCGAGCTGCTAAGAATAAATTCTCATCAACTTCTGCAGTAACAATTAGAACATCTTGTAAGTTCATTGCTGCTAATTTAGCTTTTAGCTCTTTAGTTTTAGGAGCTTCAACACTAAATGATTCAACAACAACTAGACGCTCTTGACGTACCAATTCCGAAAATATGCTTCTTAAAGCACCACGGTACATCTTTTTGTTAACTTTTTGGCTGTGATCTTGAGTTTTAGCAGCGAATGTTACGCCACCGCCACGCCAGATTGGGCCTTTAACACTACCGGCACGAGCACGGCCAGTGCCTTTTTGGCGCCAAGGCTTTTTGCCTGAGCCAATAACTTCCGCGCGCGTCTTTTGGCCACGAGTGCCTTGACGTGCGTTTGCAGCGTAAGCTACAACTACCTGATGAACCAATGCCTCGTTAAAGTCACGGCCGAAGGTAGTTTCGGAAACTTCAAGAGCGCTCTGCGCGTCTTTCAATACCAATTCCATTACTATCTCCTCAGACCTTAAGCTTTAACTGCTGGCTTGATAATCAAGTCACCATTTGTAGCGCCTGGAACAGCGCCGCGTACTAATATCAAGTTACGCTCTGCATCAACACGTACAACGTGTAGATTTTGAGTAGTTACTTGTTCAGCACCCATATGGCCTGACATCTTCTTGCCTTTGAATACACGACCGGGCGTTTGGTTCTGACCGATAGAACCATTCGAGCGGTGAGCCAAAGAGTTACCGTGAGTCATATCTTGGGTACGGAAGTTCCAACGCTTAACGCCGCCTTGGAAACCTTTACCTTTTGATTGACCGGTAACGTCTACTTTCGCCACTTCTGCGAAAATATCAACATTAAGCTCAGCACCAACTTCAATGCCTTCGCCTTCACCATCTGCTAGACGCACTTCCCATAAACCACGACCGGCAACTACGCCGCCCTTGGCAAAATGACCTGCTTCTGCTTTAGTGATGCGATTGGCTTTTTTGGTACCTGTAGTTAACTGTAGTGCACGGTAACCGTCAGTTTCTAAAGTTTTCACTTGAGTTACGCGGTTGCCAGCTACTTCAATCACTGTTACTGGGATTGACGTACCATCTTCAGTGAAGATGCGAGTCATACCCACTTTACGACCAATAAGACCGATAGCCATCTCTCAAACCTCTTCTAAGGATCTCAATTAACCTAAGCTAATCTGAACGTCGACACCAGCCGCAAGATCTAAACGCATTAACGCGTCTACTGTCTTTTCTGTTGGCTCTACGATGTCAACTAAGCGCTTGTGCGTACGAATTTCATACTGATCACGAGCATCTTTGTTAACGTGCGGAGAGATCAAAACGGTATAACGCTCTTTGCGTGTAGGTAGTGGAATAGGACCACGGACCTGCGCGCCTGTACGCTTAGCAGTTTCAACGATTTCCGCTGTAGACTGATCAATTAAACGATGATCAAAGCCTTTCAAGCGGATACGGATTCTTTGGTTCTGCATTGACCAGAGCTCCTAAAATGGACACATAAAAAATCACCCTCTTGCTACTTCCTGATCGGAAATGCAGAGCGAGATGATTTAACCGTTCGACTCCCAATCGGAGTCGCTATGAATATGAAAAGCCAAATCGACTTTTCTTTCGCTCACTACACTAATGCAGCTGCAGCGAGTGGGCAATTATACAGATCTAATTTATAAGATCAAGGCCCTTTGTGCGATATATCTAAATAAGTCTACACAATTCGTTGCGCAGCATTTTACACAATTATTATCAAAATACTAGTAAATTTTTTGCAATAAAAAAGGAAGCCTAGGCTTCCTTTTTCAATGTTAACTAAATTCGCAATTAAGCAATAATTTTAGCTACAACACCAGCACCAACTGTACGGCCACCTTCACGGATAGCGAAACGTAAACCGTCGTCCATCGCGATTGGGTAAATCAAAGTAACTACCATCTTGATGTTATCACCAGGCATTACCATTTCTACGCCTTCTGGTAATTCGATAGTTCCAGTTACGTCCGTTGTACGGAAGTAAAACTGTGGACGGTATCCTTTGAAGAATGGAGTGTGACGTCCGCCTTCTTCTTTTGATAACACGTATACTTCTGATTCGAAAGTAGTGTGTGGGTTGATTGAACCTGGCTTAGCTAGTACTTGACCACGTTCTACGTCATCACGCTTAGTACCACGTAATAACACACCACAGTTCTCGCCAGCACGACCTTCGTCAAGTAGCTTACGGAACATTTCTACGCCAGTACAAGTTGTTTTAGTTGTGTCTTTAACACCAACAATTTCAACTTCGTCTGATACGCGTACAATACCACGCTCAACACGACCAGTTACCACTGTACCACGACCAGAAATCGAGAATACGTCTTCGATTGGTAGTAGGAATGGCTTATCGATGTCACGCTCTGGCTCTGGAATATAAGTATCTAGTGCTTCTGCAAGCTCAAGAATTTTAGCTTCCCACTCTGGTTGGCCTTCTAGTGCCTTAAGAGCTGAACCTTGAATTACTGGTAAATCATCACCTGGGAAGTCGTATTCTGACAGAAGTTCACGTACTTCCATCTCTACTAATTCTAGTAATTCTTCGTCATCTACCATGTCACATTTGTTCATGAATACGATGATGAAAGGTACACCTACTTGACGAGAAAGTAGGATGTGCTCACGTGTTTGTGGCATTGGGCCGTCTGTAGCAGCAACTACTAAGATTGCGCCATCCATCTGTGCAGCACCAGTGATCATGTTTTTAACATAATCCGCGTGACCTGGACAGTCGACGTGTGCATAGTGACGAATTGGTGTGTCATATTCGATGTGAGAAGTATTAATTGTAATACCGCGCTCACGCTCTTCAGGAGCGTTATCGATTTGAGCGAAGTTACGCACTTCACCACCATAAGTCTTAGATAACACAGCAGAAATAGCTGCAGTTAAAGTTGTTTTACCATGGTCAACGTGACCGATGGTGCCTACGTTTACGTGAGGCTTCTTACGTTCAAATTTAGCTTTTGCCACGATATATTCCTTTCTTTTCAGAAGTGCTCGTTTAATTCGAGCAATATAACATTTATGCCGTAACCAATATTAGTTACGAGATTCTATAATCGCTTTTGCAATGTTTTGCGGTGCATCTGCGTACTTCAAGAATTCCATAGAGTATGAAGCACGACCCTGAGATGCTGAACGCAAATCAGTTGCATAACCAAACATTTCAGATAGAGGGACTACGGCTTGGATAAGTTTAACACCAGCGATGCCATCTTCCATACCTTCAATTATGCCACGACGGCGGTTTAAGTCACCTACTACGTCGCCCATATAATTTTCAGGTGTAGTCACTTCTACTTTCATACAAGGTTCGAGCAACACAGGGGTAGCTTCTAGCGCACCCTTTTTGAAGCCCATAGAACCCGCAATCTTAAACGCCATTTCATTTGAATCCACATCATGATATGAACCATCGAATAAAGTGACCTTTACGTCAAGTACAGGGTAGCCAGCTAACACGCCGTTCTTCATCTGTTCTTGAATACCTTTGTCAACAGCAGGAATAAATTCACGAGGAACTGTACCACCTACAATTTCATTGACAAATTCATAGCCTTCACCTTCTTCACGCGGGTCAATTCTTAGCCATACATGACCAAATTGACCTCGTCCACCGGATTGGCGTATAAACTTACCTTCTACTTCAACACTTGAACGAATAGTTTCACGATAGGCAACCTGTGGTTTACCTACGTTACACTCAACACCAAATTCGCGACGCATACGGTCAACGATAATGTCTAAGTGTAGCTCACCCATTCCAGATATCAGTATTTGAGCTGAATCTTCATCAGTTTCGACTTTGAATGATGGGTCTTCCGCTGCTAATTTTTGCAACGCAATCGCCATTTTATCTTGGTCGGCCTGTGAACGAGGCTCAACAGCAATGGTAATTACTGGTTCTGGGAACTCCATGCGTTCTAGAATCACTTTGTGATCTATATCGCAAAGAGTATCACCCGTTGTTACATCTTTTAAACCAATGGCCGCAGCGATATCACCCGCGCGCACTTCTTTTAATTCAGAGCGATCATTTGCGTGCATTTGCACCATACGACCAATTCGTTCACGTTTCTGTTTAACAGAATTGTAAACGGCAGCACCTGATTGAAGTACACCGGAATATACGCGGATAAAAGTAAGTGTTCCAACAAATGGATCAGTCGCTATCTTAAATGCTAATGCCGCAAAAGGGGCATTATCATCAGATGGACGTTCTACTTCTTGCTCGTCTTCATCAATACCTTTAATTGCAGGTACATCAACTGGCGCAGGTAAGAAGTCGACCACCGCATCTAACACTGCCTGAACACCTTTGTTCTTAAATGCTGAACCACAGGTTGCTAAGACAATTTCATTATTGATAGTGCGCTGACGCAATGCATGCTTAATCTCAATTTCTGACAGTTCACCTGTTTCCAAGTATTTATCCATCAGTTCATCAGAGGCTTCAGCAGCAGCTTCCACTAGGTACTCACGCATATCTGCTGCTTTGGCAGCAAGATGTGCTGGAATTTCTTCATAAGTGAATGACATCCCTTGATCTTCTTCAGACCAATTGATGGCTTTCATCTTAATCAAATCAATAACCCCTTTGAAATCCTCTTCTGTACCTATATTCAATTGAATAGGCACACAAGTGGCTCCAAGACGATTACGAATTTGGCTGATAACACGGTCAAAGTCAGCACCTGTACGGTCCATCTTATTAACAAATACCAAACGCGGAACGTGGTACTTGTCAGCTTGACGCCAAACGGTTTCTGATTGAGGTTCAACGCCTGATGAGCCGCAGAAAACAACCACTGCACCATCTAACACGCGTAATGATCGCTCAACTTCAATAGTGAAATCAACGTGACCTGGAGTATCGATGATATTAATACGGTGTTCAGTGAACTGAGCATCCATACCACGCCAGAAAGTGGTAACAGCAGCCGAGGTAATAGTAATACCCCGCTCTTGCTCTTGTACCATCCAGTCCGTAGTAGCAGCGCCGTCATGCACCTCACCAATTTTATGAGACAGACCGGTATAGAACAAAACACGTTCAGTTGTGGTAGTTTTACCTGCATCCACATGAGCTACAATACCGATATTACGATAACGCTCAATTGGGGTTGTACGAGCCACGATTATACCCTCTCAACTAAAGCAAATTTTGCTTTAGACAATATCAACAATATGGAGCGGGCTAATGCCCGCTCCATTATATTACCAACGGTAATGAGCAAACGCTTTGTTAGCTTCTGCCATGCGGTGAACGTCTTCACGTTTCTTAACCGCAGTACCTTTGTTTTCAGACGCATCTAGCATTTCACCTGCTAGACGTAAAGCCATAGATTTTTCACCACGTTTGCGAGCAGCTTCAACTAACCAGCGCATCGCTAGTGCATTACGACGCACTGGACGAACTTCACATGGTACTTGATACGTAGAACCACCAACGCGGCGAGATTTAACTTCGACTGATGGGCGTACGTTATCAAGAGCTGCTTCAAGGATTGATAAATGATCTTCGCTTTTCTTTTCAGCGACGACATCTAATGCCTTGTAGATAATTTTTTCAGCAGTCGACTTTTTGCCGTCCTGCATAATGACGTTGATGAACTTAGCCAACAACTCACTGTGAAACTTTGGATCTGGTAGGATTTTACGTTGTCCTACAACG
This window contains:
- the rplB gene encoding 50S ribosomal protein L2, with the protein product MAVIKCKPTSPGRRHVVKVVNTDLHKGKPFAGLLARKTKSGGRNNTGRITVRHIGGGHKQHYRLIDFKRDKDGIPGKVERIEYDPNRTAHIALVLYADGERRYILAAKGMKSGDPIQSGNDAEIKTGNAKPLRNIPVGSVVHAVEMKPGKGAQIARSAGAYVQVVARDGAYATLRLRSGEMRKVPVDCRATFGEVGNAEHMLRQLGKAGAKRWRGVRPTVRGVAMNPVDHPHGGGEGRTSGGRHPVSPWGVPTKGYKTRSNKRTDKYIVRRRNK
- the rplC gene encoding 50S ribosomal protein L3, whose product is MAIGLIGRKVGMTRIFTEDGTSIPVTVIEVAGNRVTQVKTLETDGYRALQLTTGTKKANRITKAEAGHFAKGGVVAGRGLWEVRLADGEGEGIEVGAELNVDIFAEVAKVDVTGQSKGKGFQGGVKRWNFRTQDMTHGNSLAHRSNGSIGQNQTPGRVFKGKKMSGHMGAEQVTTQNLHVVRVDAERNLILVRGAVPGATNGDLIIKPAVKA
- the fusA gene encoding elongation factor G — protein: MARTTPIERYRNIGIVAHVDAGKTTTTERVLFYTGLSHKIGEVHDGAATTDWMVQEQERGITITSAAVTTFWRGMDAQFTEHRINIIDTPGHVDFTIEVERSLRVLDGAVVVFCGSSGVEPQSETVWRQADKYHVPRLVFVNKMDRTGADFDRVISQIRNRLGATCVPIQLNIGTEEDFKGVIDLIKMKAINWSEEDQGMSFTYEEIPAHLAAKAADMREYLVEAAAEASDELMDKYLETGELSEIEIKHALRQRTINNEIVLATCGSAFKNKGVQAVLDAVVDFLPAPVDVPAIKGIDEDEQEVERPSDDNAPFAALAFKIATDPFVGTLTFIRVYSGVLQSGAAVYNSVKQKRERIGRMVQMHANDRSELKEVRAGDIAAAIGLKDVTTGDTLCDIDHKVILERMEFPEPVITIAVEPRSQADQDKMAIALQKLAAEDPSFKVETDEDSAQILISGMGELHLDIIVDRMRREFGVECNVGKPQVAYRETIRSSVEVEGKFIRQSGGRGQFGHVWLRIDPREEGEGYEFVNEIVGGTVPREFIPAVDKGIQEQMKNGVLAGYPVLDVKVTLFDGSYHDVDSNEMAFKIAGSMGFKKGALEATPVLLEPCMKVEVTTPENYMGDVVGDLNRRRGIIEGMEDGIAGVKLIQAVVPLSEMFGYATDLRSASQGRASYSMEFLKYADAPQNIAKAIIESRN
- the rpsJ gene encoding 30S ribosomal protein S10, with translation MQNQRIRIRLKGFDHRLIDQSTAEIVETAKRTGAQVRGPIPLPTRKERYTVLISPHVNKDARDQYEIRTHKRLVDIVEPTEKTVDALMRLDLAAGVDVQISLG
- the rplW gene encoding 50S ribosomal protein L23, producing the protein MITEERLLKVILAPHISEKSTVVAEKNNTVVFRVAIDATKAEIKAAVAKLFEVEVDTVRTLVNKGKTKRTGARTGRRSDWKKAYVTLAAGADIDFVGGAE
- the tuf gene encoding elongation factor Tu, which gives rise to MAKAKFERKKPHVNVGTIGHVDHGKTTLTAAISAVLSKTYGGEVRNFAQIDNAPEERERGITINTSHIEYDTPIRHYAHVDCPGHADYVKNMITGAAQMDGAILVVAATDGPMPQTREHILLSRQVGVPFIIVFMNKCDMVDDEELLELVEMEVRELLSEYDFPGDDLPVIQGSALKALEGQPEWEAKILELAEALDTYIPEPERDIDKPFLLPIEDVFSISGRGTVVTGRVERGIVRVSDEVEIVGVKDTTKTTCTGVEMFRKLLDEGRAGENCGVLLRGTKRDDVERGQVLAKPGSINPHTTFESEVYVLSKEEGGRHTPFFKGYRPQFYFRTTDVTGTIELPEGVEMVMPGDNIKMVVTLIYPIAMDDGLRFAIREGGRTVGAGVVAKIIA
- the rpsG gene encoding 30S ribosomal protein S7; its protein translation is MPRRRVVGQRKILPDPKFHSELLAKFINVIMQDGKKSTAEKIIYKALDVVAEKKSEDHLSILEAALDNVRPSVEVKSRRVGGSTYQVPCEVRPVRRNALAMRWLVEAARKRGEKSMALRLAGEMLDASENKGTAVKKREDVHRMAEANKAFAHYRW
- the rplD gene encoding 50S ribosomal protein L4, whose protein sequence is MELVLKDAQSALEVSETTFGRDFNEALVHQVVVAYAANARQGTRGQKTRAEVIGSGKKPWRQKGTGRARAGSVKGPIWRGGGVTFAAKTQDHSQKVNKKMYRGALRSIFSELVRQERLVVVESFSVEAPKTKELKAKLAAMNLQDVLIVTAEVDENLFLAARNLYKVDVRDVAGLDPVSLIAFNTVLVTADAVKQIEEMLA